One Candidatus Tumulicola sp. genomic window carries:
- a CDS encoding TonB-dependent receptor yields the protein MRTHTRALIALVTTGLVMYFGATRALAADPGSIAGKTVDTNGTPLANVQVLLEGPTAAATTSNGAGNFSFDSVAAGSYAVSAVKTGYISTTLTDVSVLAGSKTQVTLTMTAQSLTSLRVLGREVISARRARFNKTQASVAVVAPTTYLDQGQTQVMRVLDQTPGIVIAHPGSTANNASPGAITFANIRGGLGFETATLIDGHPVSNGAFGDYVTTFLNTYALADTELIKGPGAAAPEINYAIGGTINFRTKDPTQARREALDLGYDSQGGSLLNLLGTGTLPGTKWGYALDYAVWDEPGPLNHTNSFITLSSGNLINGQPVVGFPTNAVNNPANINNPFNATSTIVACCFPVSTTYVNKAELAKIRYTFSSSTVATVSYLGSQTWSDQNGNHVSILPTLLTPSASGNYIGKVTGSVPTLQGTFFPDGEWEVNNEPIFQADVRTTLRKDTILARWYSASINRLQYNALNDNSPVTAFMQLYGTVKAPGLLTFNGQTAAVTINGAYFRSTEEDKLHGGSVEYDHLAGQTQLTLAYDQWTAASNTYSLFGNQPALGVPQASNVFFSSTIPAGSNQRFGTLLLRASFPMGDRVQGTLSNYLNTYNTRFSADRGTTFQTITRHHYDARFGMAWQPTSNVSYRFAIGSAVAPPYLFLVSQATTAPFCRTGATFCTATLNNGGLLPETSFGYDVGEDVRYGDGLNLISWDFYSTNLHNQFLTSVFVSGNNGACSGGPCPIFTTQNQNLGSARYEGLEASVQRQPPVGLGFQLQGALIKAYPYGLSPSFYSTTAGPFTTNLAIVNGINFQSSGSSGSPGSFNAVSNQSIPYSSGFAALNYRGRTNYFYELGTTYYGNNNSYNRPAFLVWNTSVRYPIDRMTTIQMSVDNLTNIYGSSYIDAFQGVPVAFVNGARTSSGAPVAFGLTNGNVVGPRTYRFTLRRTMGY from the coding sequence GTGCGCACGCATACTCGCGCGCTGATTGCGCTCGTCACAACGGGGCTTGTCATGTACTTCGGCGCGACGCGCGCCTTGGCAGCCGACCCGGGTTCTATCGCCGGCAAGACCGTCGATACGAACGGCACGCCGCTCGCCAACGTTCAGGTCTTGCTCGAAGGTCCGACCGCGGCTGCCACGACGAGCAACGGCGCCGGGAACTTTTCATTTGACTCGGTCGCAGCGGGGAGCTACGCGGTCAGCGCCGTGAAGACCGGATACATTTCGACCACCCTGACCGACGTAAGCGTGCTGGCAGGCAGCAAAACGCAAGTGACCCTGACGATGACGGCTCAATCGTTGACGTCGCTGCGCGTGCTCGGCCGCGAAGTGATCTCCGCGCGCCGCGCGAGATTCAACAAGACGCAGGCCTCCGTGGCGGTGGTCGCCCCGACGACCTATTTGGATCAGGGCCAGACCCAGGTCATGCGCGTGCTCGACCAAACGCCGGGCATCGTCATCGCACATCCGGGCTCAACCGCCAACAACGCGTCGCCCGGAGCCATCACCTTTGCGAACATCCGCGGCGGACTTGGATTTGAGACCGCGACGCTCATCGACGGCCATCCGGTGTCCAACGGAGCCTTCGGGGACTACGTCACGACATTTCTGAACACGTACGCGCTCGCCGATACCGAATTGATCAAGGGGCCAGGCGCCGCGGCGCCAGAGATCAACTACGCGATCGGCGGCACTATCAATTTCAGGACCAAGGATCCGACGCAGGCGCGCCGCGAGGCGTTGGACTTGGGCTACGATAGCCAAGGCGGCAGCCTCCTCAACCTGTTGGGCACCGGCACGCTGCCGGGCACCAAGTGGGGCTACGCGCTTGACTATGCCGTGTGGGATGAGCCGGGTCCGCTCAATCACACCAACTCCTTCATCACGTTGTCGAGCGGAAACCTGATCAATGGCCAACCCGTCGTCGGCTTTCCGACCAACGCCGTCAACAACCCGGCCAACATCAACAATCCGTTCAACGCGACCAGCACGATCGTCGCGTGCTGCTTCCCCGTGAGCACCACCTACGTCAACAAGGCCGAACTCGCCAAGATCCGCTACACGTTCTCGAGCAGCACCGTGGCGACCGTTAGCTACCTCGGCAGCCAGACGTGGAGCGACCAGAACGGCAACCACGTCAGCATTCTGCCGACCCTCCTCACGCCAAGCGCGTCCGGCAACTACATCGGTAAAGTCACCGGATCTGTGCCGACGCTACAGGGCACTTTCTTCCCCGACGGCGAGTGGGAAGTCAATAACGAGCCCATTTTCCAGGCCGACGTGCGCACAACGCTCCGCAAAGATACCATCCTCGCTCGCTGGTACTCGGCTTCCATCAATCGCCTGCAGTACAACGCGCTCAACGACAACTCTCCCGTGACCGCTTTCATGCAGCTCTACGGCACCGTCAAGGCGCCGGGTCTGCTGACCTTCAACGGGCAGACCGCCGCGGTGACGATCAACGGCGCATACTTCCGAAGTACTGAAGAGGACAAGCTGCACGGCGGGTCGGTGGAATACGATCATCTCGCCGGACAGACGCAGCTCACGCTGGCATACGATCAGTGGACCGCAGCTTCGAATACGTACTCGCTGTTCGGCAACCAGCCGGCGTTAGGCGTCCCTCAGGCGAGCAACGTGTTCTTCTCTTCGACGATCCCGGCCGGCTCGAACCAGCGTTTCGGAACCCTGCTGCTGCGCGCCAGCTTCCCGATGGGCGATAGAGTCCAAGGCACGCTGAGCAACTACCTCAACACGTACAACACGCGCTTTTCAGCGGACAGAGGCACGACTTTCCAAACCATCACACGGCATCATTACGATGCGCGCTTCGGCATGGCGTGGCAGCCGACGTCTAACGTGTCGTACCGTTTTGCCATAGGCTCGGCTGTGGCGCCGCCCTACCTGTTTCTTGTCAGCCAGGCGACGACGGCGCCGTTCTGCCGCACCGGCGCGACGTTTTGCACAGCCACGCTCAACAACGGCGGCCTCTTGCCCGAGACCTCGTTCGGCTATGATGTTGGGGAAGACGTGCGCTACGGCGACGGCCTCAATCTTATCTCGTGGGATTTCTATTCCACGAACCTGCACAACCAGTTCCTGACCTCCGTCTTCGTGAGCGGCAACAACGGCGCGTGCTCAGGCGGTCCGTGCCCGATCTTCACGACGCAGAACCAGAACTTGGGAAGCGCGCGATACGAGGGGTTGGAGGCATCGGTGCAGCGGCAGCCGCCGGTCGGCCTCGGATTCCAGCTCCAAGGCGCGTTGATAAAGGCGTACCCGTATGGCCTTTCGCCCAGCTTCTATTCGACGACGGCCGGACCGTTCACGACCAACCTCGCGATCGTCAACGGCATCAACTTCCAATCGAGCGGCAGTTCCGGATCGCCGGGCAGTTTCAACGCGGTGTCCAACCAGAGCATTCCGTACTCGTCGGGATTTGCGGCGTTGAACTACCGCGGCCGGACCAACTACTTCTACGAGCTCGGCACGACGTACTACGGTAATAATAACTCGTACAATCGGCCCGCATTTCTGGTCTGGAACACGAGCGTGCGCTACCCCATCGATCGCATGACGACGATCCAGATGTCGGTCGACAATCTCACCAACATCTACGGCTCGAGCTATATCGACGCGTTCCAGGGGGTTCCGGTCGCCTTCGTCAACGGCGCCCGTACCAGCAGCGGCGCCCCGGTCGCCTTCGGCCTGACGAACGGCAATGTCGTCGGCCCGCGCACGTATCGATTCACGTTGCGCCGCACTATGGGCTACTAA
- a CDS encoding serine hydrolase domain-containing protein — MTRSVVSDGAERLPRAVAAIADALGTVYTCAALHVRHRGETVCDIAFGELFPGGAAARPDAIFDLASLTKVVVGAALLALIDRREGALDDPIVRAIPEFTGRDPRRSTVTFRHLLTHTSGLPPSINARDEVGAEPIIARICAMPLRSAPGERVVYSDCGFILVGQAVARLAQMPLADAVRTLVVDPLGIAELGFRPQGALIERTVCTENDPWRGRLLRGEVHDETCWSMNGIAGHAGMFGTASAAAEIAEMFRQGGACDLRRVLMRPTAAAAVKEHARSGDERRGLAWALKAGEGRPCGPMLSESSFGHTGYTGTSVFVDPERALTIALFTNRVHVSRDPEPIGALRVAVHDAVIRDLGLAS; from the coding sequence GTGACGAGATCCGTCGTGAGCGACGGCGCCGAGAGACTTCCACGCGCAGTCGCGGCCATCGCCGACGCGTTGGGCACCGTTTACACCTGCGCGGCGCTGCACGTGCGCCATCGCGGCGAGACCGTGTGCGACATCGCTTTCGGCGAATTGTTTCCCGGCGGCGCTGCGGCGCGGCCGGACGCGATCTTCGACCTCGCTTCGCTCACCAAGGTCGTGGTGGGCGCGGCGCTGTTGGCGCTCATCGACCGGCGCGAAGGCGCGTTGGACGATCCGATCGTGCGCGCGATCCCCGAGTTCACTGGGCGCGATCCGCGGCGCTCGACCGTGACGTTCCGTCATCTGCTCACGCACACGTCGGGCTTGCCGCCGAGCATCAACGCCCGCGACGAGGTCGGCGCCGAGCCGATCATCGCGCGCATCTGCGCCATGCCGCTGCGCTCTGCACCCGGCGAGCGCGTGGTCTACAGCGATTGCGGATTCATTCTCGTGGGGCAAGCCGTCGCCCGGCTCGCGCAGATGCCGCTGGCGGATGCGGTGCGAACGTTGGTCGTCGATCCGCTCGGCATCGCGGAGCTGGGCTTTCGACCGCAGGGCGCGCTGATCGAGCGCACGGTCTGCACGGAAAACGATCCGTGGCGCGGCCGCCTGCTGCGGGGCGAGGTGCACGACGAAACGTGCTGGTCCATGAACGGCATCGCGGGTCACGCGGGAATGTTCGGAACGGCGAGCGCGGCCGCGGAGATCGCCGAGATGTTCAGACAAGGCGGCGCATGCGATCTGCGCCGGGTGCTGATGCGGCCGACGGCAGCGGCGGCGGTCAAGGAACACGCCCGCAGCGGGGACGAGCGCCGCGGACTCGCCTGGGCGCTCAAAGCCGGCGAAGGCAGGCCGTGCGGGCCGATGCTCTCGGAGTCGTCGTTCGGCCACACGGGCTACACCGGGACTTCGGTGTTTGTCGATCCCGAGCGCGCGCTGACGATCGCGCTGTTCACCAACCGCGTGCACGTGAGCCGCGACCCGGAACCCATAGGAGCGCTGCGCGTCGCCGTGCATGACGCGGTCATCCGCGACCTCGGCCTCGCATCGTGA
- a CDS encoding TonB-dependent receptor, giving the protein MIAALIAFGVLAGTVTDDAGAPIPAARISIAGLKSPPQSSTTDEHGSFVFERVKEGLYRARASKPGYVDAEQTGIAIAAGGTTRIALIMPVVTLSSLRVLGSTVIYGRRGGFNTTPASIAVITPQTFADQGQLQVARILDQTPGVVSGHALASANGGSPGALTTPDVRGGLSYETASLIDGHPVAVGRFGAHNTTFINAFVLQDVEIVKGPGASAPEVNYAIGGTVNFRTRDPTQARSGALDLGYDSYGGQFSNFLASGTLPGDRLGYVLDYAVNGSPGPMNRAAGFITLPATALINGQPQNGSTTFATVNPGVQNNPQAGNSTLIACCLRVSSTFDDKTELLKLRYKLSSATVATAAYFGSQTWTDQNGKNLAQLQTNFRPDPTAGYIGLVRSGPLATFQSVFFPEGGWEVNNEPILQAEVRSTWRTDTILARAYSASINRLQYNALESNAPASASLALYGTVNAPGELVFNGQQANVTFPGAYVRSTKEDLLRGASLELDHPAGATSLSLALERTQADSFASDVSGAQTLVSIPAGSSQRFTTLLLRGEFPMGDRVRGTLANYFDWYDTRFTKDVGATFQRSLRSRYDGRFGMVWRPAQNVAWRVSLGSAVAPPFLNLLDVSTTSPQAARGNLFATSTLNNGSLLPETAFGFDVGSDVQYGDGRNAFVWDAYTTALQNQFITSTFGNGTACVAPFGSPPNTPCSLTLPLFTSVNGNLGNARYQGLELALRRVPDAGLGYLLQGALLKAYPVRVGPGVYASSAGPFTTNLGVIEGANYQTSGSPGVPGTFNSLTNQGIPYSQAYGELSYRGTTNYYYSIGVTLYGPNNSFNRPAFAVWNATARFALDRTTTFQVSVDNLSGAYGGTAIDQYGGVPVPLANGRLGLTNGNVIGPRVVRFILHRGFGAEGHP; this is encoded by the coding sequence ATGATCGCGGCGCTGATCGCGTTCGGCGTGCTCGCGGGCACGGTGACTGACGACGCGGGTGCCCCGATTCCGGCCGCGCGGATAAGCATTGCCGGACTGAAGTCACCGCCACAATCATCGACGACGGACGAACACGGAAGCTTCGTCTTCGAACGTGTGAAGGAAGGCTTGTACCGGGCGCGCGCGAGCAAGCCCGGCTATGTCGACGCCGAGCAAACCGGCATCGCGATCGCCGCGGGCGGCACAACGCGCATCGCGCTGATCATGCCGGTCGTCACGCTTTCGTCGCTGCGCGTGCTCGGCAGCACCGTCATCTATGGAAGGCGCGGCGGATTCAACACGACTCCCGCGTCGATCGCCGTCATCACGCCGCAGACTTTTGCCGACCAAGGACAACTGCAGGTCGCACGCATTCTCGATCAGACGCCGGGCGTGGTATCCGGGCATGCCCTTGCCAGCGCGAACGGCGGCAGCCCGGGCGCGCTGACCACGCCCGATGTGCGCGGCGGCCTCTCGTATGAAACCGCATCCTTGATCGACGGCCACCCGGTCGCGGTCGGCCGCTTCGGCGCGCATAACACGACGTTCATCAACGCGTTCGTGCTGCAAGACGTCGAGATCGTCAAGGGACCGGGGGCTTCGGCACCCGAGGTCAACTACGCGATCGGAGGCACCGTCAACTTTCGCACCCGCGACCCGACGCAAGCGCGCAGCGGCGCGCTGGACCTCGGCTACGACAGCTACGGAGGCCAGTTCTCCAATTTCCTCGCCAGCGGCACGCTGCCCGGCGATCGGCTCGGATACGTTCTCGACTACGCGGTGAATGGCTCGCCTGGTCCGATGAACCGCGCCGCCGGCTTCATCACGTTGCCTGCGACTGCGCTCATCAACGGACAGCCGCAGAACGGGTCGACGACGTTTGCCACGGTCAATCCCGGCGTGCAGAACAACCCGCAGGCCGGCAACAGCACGCTCATCGCCTGCTGCCTTCGCGTCAGCTCCACGTTCGACGACAAGACCGAACTCCTCAAACTGCGCTACAAATTATCAAGCGCGACCGTCGCAACCGCGGCGTACTTCGGCAGCCAGACATGGACCGATCAGAACGGCAAGAACCTCGCGCAGCTGCAGACGAATTTCAGGCCGGACCCGACAGCCGGCTACATCGGCCTCGTGCGCAGCGGCCCGCTGGCCACGTTCCAAAGCGTGTTCTTCCCCGAGGGCGGTTGGGAAGTGAACAACGAGCCGATCTTACAGGCCGAAGTCCGTAGCACGTGGCGCACCGACACCATCCTCGCGCGCGCGTACTCCGCGTCCATCAACAGATTGCAATACAACGCCCTCGAATCCAACGCGCCGGCCAGCGCGAGCCTCGCGCTCTACGGCACGGTGAACGCGCCGGGAGAACTCGTCTTCAACGGCCAGCAAGCGAATGTCACCTTTCCCGGAGCTTACGTGCGCTCGACGAAAGAAGACCTGCTGCGCGGCGCGTCGCTCGAGCTCGATCACCCAGCCGGCGCCACGTCCTTGTCGCTGGCGCTCGAGCGCACGCAAGCGGATTCGTTCGCATCGGATGTCAGCGGGGCGCAAACCCTTGTCTCGATCCCGGCCGGATCCAGCCAGCGCTTCACGACGCTGCTGCTCCGCGGCGAGTTCCCGATGGGCGATCGGGTTCGAGGCACGCTGGCGAACTATTTCGACTGGTACGACACGCGCTTCACCAAAGACGTGGGCGCGACATTTCAGCGTTCGCTACGTTCGCGCTACGACGGACGCTTCGGCATGGTATGGCGGCCCGCGCAAAACGTAGCGTGGCGCGTCTCGCTCGGCTCGGCGGTGGCGCCGCCTTTTCTGAACCTGCTCGATGTCTCGACCACATCGCCGCAAGCCGCTCGCGGCAACCTCTTCGCGACGTCGACGCTCAACAACGGCTCGCTGCTGCCCGAAACGGCCTTCGGGTTCGACGTCGGCTCGGACGTCCAATACGGCGATGGCCGCAACGCATTCGTCTGGGATGCGTACACGACGGCGCTGCAAAACCAATTCATCACGTCGACGTTTGGCAATGGGACCGCGTGCGTCGCGCCGTTCGGGTCGCCGCCCAATACGCCGTGCTCGTTGACGCTGCCGTTGTTCACGAGCGTCAACGGCAATCTCGGCAACGCGCGCTACCAAGGGCTCGAACTTGCGCTTCGGCGCGTGCCGGATGCGGGGCTTGGCTACCTCCTGCAAGGCGCGCTGCTCAAGGCCTACCCGGTTCGAGTCGGGCCCGGCGTGTACGCCTCGTCGGCCGGACCGTTCACGACGAACCTTGGGGTCATCGAGGGCGCCAACTACCAGACGAGCGGAAGTCCGGGCGTGCCCGGCACGTTCAACTCGCTCACGAATCAGGGCATTCCGTACTCGCAGGCATACGGCGAGTTGAGCTATCGCGGGACGACGAACTACTATTACTCGATCGGTGTCACGCTATACGGTCCGAACAACTCGTTCAACCGGCCCGCTTTCGCGGTTTGGAATGCGACGGCCCGGTTCGCCCTCGACCGGACCACGACGTTTCAGGTATCTGTGGATAACTTGAGCGGTGCGTATGGCGGAACGGCCATCGACCAGTACGGCGGGGTCCCTGTGCCCCTGGCGAACGGCAGGCTGGGGCTGACGAACGGAAACGTGATCGGGCCGCGCGTAGTCCGGTTTATTTTGCATAGGGGTTTTGGCGCGGAGGGGCATCCTTGA
- a CDS encoding NHL repeat-containing protein encodes MMRGTLPAILTALATAALVAGCNSSSSPVPPSFIPFSTIYVANNTAVTSYPLSGTGNILPSTNITGGSTTFNHPWGISVDAAGNIFVADENANAVDKFAAGANGNVAPIGRITGLSTSLNNPLGVWVDGAGKIYVANELEPGVLVFAAGANGNVAPIQNITGAATQIVDPTGIVVDAAGNIFVGDCTSGVLEFSAGANGNATPAAHIAGASTMLSCPEQIALDASGKLYVAERNNNKVLVFAAGANGNATPAAQITNATTAFGSVAGIAVDQSGKIYVSDFTRASVIVFAAGANGSTVPIQTISGGNTALSGNEYLALH; translated from the coding sequence ATGATGCGTGGGACCCTGCCGGCCATTCTTACCGCCCTTGCGACGGCTGCGCTGGTCGCAGGCTGCAACAGCAGCAGCTCGCCGGTGCCGCCGTCGTTCATCCCGTTTTCGACGATCTACGTGGCGAACAATACCGCCGTTACGAGCTACCCGCTTTCGGGAACCGGCAATATCCTTCCGAGCACCAACATAACCGGCGGCTCGACAACGTTTAACCACCCGTGGGGCATCAGCGTTGACGCGGCCGGCAATATTTTCGTCGCCGACGAAAATGCAAACGCCGTCGACAAATTCGCGGCAGGCGCCAACGGAAACGTCGCACCGATAGGAAGGATAACCGGTCTCAGCACGTCGCTCAACAACCCCCTCGGCGTCTGGGTCGACGGTGCCGGCAAGATCTACGTCGCCAATGAGCTCGAACCTGGTGTCCTGGTTTTCGCCGCAGGCGCCAATGGCAACGTCGCGCCCATTCAAAACATCACCGGCGCTGCGACGCAGATCGTCGATCCAACCGGCATCGTCGTCGACGCGGCCGGCAACATCTTCGTCGGCGATTGCACCTCCGGCGTCCTTGAATTTTCGGCCGGCGCCAACGGCAACGCCACGCCCGCCGCGCACATCGCCGGCGCGAGCACCATGCTTAGCTGCCCCGAGCAAATCGCGCTCGATGCCAGCGGCAAGTTGTATGTGGCCGAACGCAACAACAATAAGGTGCTTGTTTTTGCGGCGGGTGCCAACGGCAACGCCACGCCGGCGGCTCAAATCACCAACGCGACGACGGCTTTCGGAAGTGTGGCAGGTATCGCAGTCGATCAGTCAGGCAAGATCTACGTGAGCGACTTCACCCGCGCGAGCGTGATCGTCTTCGCGGCGGGCGCCAACGGCTCAACTGTTCCGATCCAAACGATCTCGGGAGGCAACACCGCTCTGTCCGGCAACGAGTATCTCGCGCTGCACTGA
- a CDS encoding anhydro-N-acetylmuramic acid kinase, producing MSSSSMRIIGLMSGTSLDGIDAAAIDVDERDGRLDLKLVAFATTPYAPALHAQLRAAMPPAPGSTAEVSRLHASVGEAFASAALALADHAGFATRSVQLIGSHGHTLFHDGRGPQPSTLQIGAPAIIAARTGVTTVGDFRAADIAAGGQGAPLVPYVDHLLLRDDAESRAVVNVGGIANVTLLPAKCGVEAIRGYDTGPGNMLIDECVRLATHGKDSMDVDGALAGRGRVSDALLEWLLQHPFFALSPPKSSGREDFGSDYARVVWERAASRSIPEADIVATVTKLTAVTIAKAVPHDFSRVIISGGGAHNATLRRFLVQALAARDGVAVSVDDSDAFGLPVDAKEAIAFALLARATVRIEPANIPAVTGARKRVVLGAIYPAKNYATLKPKNVVPGL from the coding sequence GTGAGTTCCTCCAGCATGCGCATCATCGGATTGATGTCGGGAACCTCGCTCGACGGTATCGACGCGGCGGCGATCGACGTCGACGAACGGGATGGACGGCTCGATCTCAAGCTGGTCGCTTTCGCCACCACGCCTTATGCGCCCGCGCTGCACGCTCAATTGCGCGCCGCGATGCCGCCGGCGCCGGGCAGCACGGCGGAGGTGAGCCGGCTGCACGCATCCGTCGGCGAAGCGTTCGCCTCGGCGGCGCTTGCGCTCGCCGACCACGCCGGCTTTGCCACGCGCTCGGTCCAGCTCATCGGCTCGCACGGCCACACCTTGTTCCACGACGGTCGAGGTCCGCAGCCCTCGACGTTGCAGATCGGCGCGCCGGCGATCATAGCCGCCCGCACCGGCGTCACGACCGTCGGAGATTTTCGCGCTGCCGATATCGCCGCTGGCGGACAGGGCGCGCCGCTCGTGCCGTACGTGGATCATCTCTTGCTGCGTGACGACGCGGAGTCTCGCGCGGTGGTCAACGTCGGCGGCATCGCCAACGTCACGCTATTGCCGGCGAAATGCGGTGTCGAAGCGATCCGCGGATACGACACCGGGCCGGGCAACATGCTCATCGACGAATGCGTGCGGCTCGCGACGCATGGGAAAGACTCTATGGACGTCGACGGTGCGCTGGCCGGTCGCGGGCGCGTGTCCGATGCATTGCTCGAGTGGTTGCTCCAGCATCCGTTCTTCGCATTGTCACCGCCGAAATCGAGCGGACGCGAGGATTTTGGCAGCGATTATGCCCGCGTTGTGTGGGAGCGCGCAGCTTCAAGGAGCATCCCCGAGGCCGACATCGTGGCGACCGTGACCAAACTCACCGCCGTCACGATCGCCAAAGCCGTGCCGCACGACTTTTCTCGAGTGATCATCAGCGGCGGAGGAGCGCACAACGCGACGCTGCGCCGCTTCTTGGTCCAAGCGTTGGCGGCGCGAGACGGCGTCGCGGTATCCGTCGACGACTCCGACGCGTTCGGGTTGCCCGTCGACGCGAAGGAGGCCATCGCATTCGCGTTGCTGGCGCGCGCGACGGTGCGAATAGAGCCGGCGAATATCCCAGCGGTCACGGGAGCGCGTAAGCGTGTGGTCTTGGGCGCGATCTACCCCGCCAAAAACTACGCGACACTTAAACCAAAAAATGTTGTGCCGGGGCTTTAG
- the murQ gene encoding N-acetylmuramic acid 6-phosphate etherase: MKHRPAAPLPLTEEQNPSTADLDLLDTHELLHRINDEDRRCVWAVERELDVIGTAVDAIAKRLSEGGRLHYFGAGTSGRVAVMDAAEIPPTFSTPKDLVCAHIAGGAHAMTASVEAAEDDEQAGAAEAALAKIDAHDVAIGLSASGGAPYVLGAMRAARSAGALTIGIANSPGTELLRDVEIPIALLTGPEVIAGSTRMKAASAQKMALTTISTAVMVKLGRVHGNLMVDVDASNEKLRARARRVVKQLTSAPDERVTAALEASGQRVREACVMLASNCGVEEARSRLAAAGGSLRKALAAPK; the protein is encoded by the coding sequence GTGAAGCATCGCCCGGCCGCGCCGCTGCCCCTCACGGAAGAGCAGAATCCTTCGACTGCCGATCTCGACCTTCTCGACACGCACGAGCTGCTGCACCGTATCAACGACGAGGATCGCCGCTGCGTGTGGGCCGTGGAACGCGAACTCGACGTCATCGGGACCGCGGTCGACGCCATCGCGAAGCGGCTGTCCGAAGGCGGCCGCCTTCATTACTTCGGAGCGGGAACGAGCGGGCGCGTCGCAGTGATGGACGCGGCCGAGATCCCACCGACTTTTTCGACGCCGAAAGACCTCGTGTGCGCGCACATCGCCGGCGGCGCCCACGCGATGACGGCATCGGTTGAAGCGGCAGAGGACGATGAACAGGCTGGAGCCGCCGAGGCCGCTTTGGCGAAGATCGACGCGCACGACGTGGCTATCGGGCTCTCGGCCAGCGGCGGCGCACCGTACGTGCTTGGCGCTATGCGCGCCGCCCGCAGCGCCGGCGCCCTCACCATCGGCATCGCGAATAGTCCGGGCACCGAGCTCTTGCGCGACGTCGAGATCCCCATCGCGCTGCTCACCGGACCGGAGGTCATCGCCGGCTCCACGCGGATGAAGGCGGCGTCGGCTCAGAAGATGGCGCTGACCACCATCAGCACCGCGGTGATGGTCAAACTCGGCCGGGTGCACGGCAACCTCATGGTCGACGTGGACGCCTCGAACGAAAAACTTCGCGCGCGGGCTCGCCGGGTCGTCAAACAATTGACCTCAGCGCCGGACGAACGCGTGACTGCGGCGCTTGAAGCCAGCGGCCAGCGGGTCAGGGAAGCCTGCGTCATGCTCGCGAGCAACTGCGGGGTTGAAGAAGCGCGCAGCAGGCTCGCCGCGGCCGGCGGCTCGCTTCGCAAAGCGCTCGCTGCCCCGAAATGA
- a CDS encoding BadF/BadG/BcrA/BcrD ATPase family protein translates to MKEGIAIGVDAGASKTTGVLVSADGQVLKRETAGGANIRVNDPLAVAANLRQVIESLAHGAVLRTACLAAAGSGRPADAEALEQVVRVLLAPDVQVTICHDAQAWLRAGTKARPAAVVAAGTGSIAYGERADGSSIRAGGYGAALGDAGSGYAIGLGALRSAAHALDGLEPRGALVESVLAALGATSLAEVMGFANRDAAEVAALAPLVAQASEAGDQVARQVLEHQAGALGAMAGRVANAVRDGTPLPVVLAGGAFDAVPALAEAVQRAVESTGPCEIVRPTIDAAIGAALIALERLKE, encoded by the coding sequence ATGAAAGAAGGCATCGCGATCGGCGTCGACGCCGGCGCAAGCAAGACCACCGGCGTGCTGGTGTCGGCTGACGGACAGGTCCTCAAGCGCGAGACGGCCGGCGGCGCGAACATCCGCGTCAACGACCCGCTCGCGGTGGCGGCAAACCTACGCCAGGTGATCGAATCGCTCGCGCACGGCGCCGTGTTGCGTACAGCCTGCCTCGCCGCTGCCGGGAGCGGCAGGCCCGCCGACGCCGAGGCGCTGGAACAAGTCGTGCGCGTGCTCCTTGCGCCGGACGTCCAGGTGACGATCTGCCACGACGCACAAGCCTGGCTGCGCGCCGGAACCAAGGCGCGGCCGGCAGCGGTCGTCGCGGCCGGAACCGGCAGCATCGCGTACGGAGAGCGCGCCGACGGAAGCTCCATTCGTGCCGGAGGCTATGGCGCGGCGCTCGGCGATGCAGGCAGCGGTTACGCGATCGGCCTGGGCGCGCTGCGCAGCGCGGCGCACGCGCTCGACGGCCTTGAGCCTCGGGGTGCGCTCGTCGAAAGCGTTCTTGCCGCGCTCGGCGCGACGAGCCTCGCGGAAGTCATGGGGTTCGCGAACCGCGACGCGGCGGAAGTCGCGGCTCTCGCGCCGCTGGTGGCGCAAGCGAGCGAAGCGGGCGACCAGGTCGCACGGCAAGTCCTCGAACATCAGGCGGGTGCCCTTGGCGCTATGGCTGGCCGCGTAGCGAACGCCGTGAGAGACGGCACGCCTTTGCCGGTCGTCCTAGCCGGCGGCGCGTTTGATGCTGTGCCCGCACTTGCCGAAGCGGTGCAGCGCGCGGTGGAGAGCACCGGCCCCTGCGAGATCGTTCGGCCGACCATCGATGCAGCCATCGGCGCTGCGCTGATCGCGCTCGAGAGACTCAAAGAATAA